The genomic region GTAGGTGTACGAGGTCCAGTACGGGGCCGGGCCTGACAGGCTGGAGGCGTTACGGCCATCAGTGCACTTCTGTGAGGCGGGGGTCCAGGCCTCGGTGAGGCGGCGGTGGCCGTCGTAGGCGAAGCACTGGGTTTCGGCGCTGGTTCCCGCGACCGTGGTGGGGTCCGCGATGGAAGTGACATTGCCGGCTTCGTCGTAGGTGTAGTTGAGATCCTGCAGGACGTATGGAGCGGTCTGACTGTCCGTGTGACTGCGGGTAAGCCGCCCGGTGCCCTGTTCGTAAGTATTGGTGACGTAGGTCTTCTTATGGTCCTCGGTGTTGGCGGTGCCAAGGGTGAGTTGCAGAGGCTGACCGAGGGCGGTGTAGGAGGTGTCCAGGAGGTAGCCGGTGGCGCCGCCGATCGAGGTGACCTGGCCCAGTCCGTTGTAACCAAAGTCGATGATCTCGGAGGGTAGGCCGCCGAGGGCTGGTTCCTTGCTGTTCTGCAGGGTGCCGTCGAGGTTGTAGTAGTTGGTGTACCCCAGCACGGCTGGGGCTCCGGCCTTGACGAACGGGTCGTCGGCGGGCAGTTCCAGTTTGGAGGCCACGGGTCGGGAAAGGTTGTCGTAGTCGGTGACTGTGTCGGTGTAGGCCTGCCCGGTCTTGCCGCCGACATAGCGGGTGGAGGAGGTCGGCTTGCCCTTCAGGGCTGTGTCGTAGGTCTGGGCGGTGAGTTGGTTGGCGTCCGTCTTGGAACCGGCCCAGGTGCCGGTGAGGCGGCCGACCTCGTCGTATTCGCTCACGATGGACTTGCCGCGTGCATCAGTGGCCTTGATGACCTGGTCCAGCACGTTGTAGTCAGCTCGCGTGGTGCCCTTGTCCGGGTCTGAGGCGGACCTCTGCAGGCCGAACAGATCGTAGGTGTAGGACCACTCGGCGCCGTCTGGGCCGGTTATGGACTGCGGCTTGTCGTCCAGGGTGAAGCCGAACTTGGTGGAGGTGTAGGAAGTACCAACGCCGTCGCCGAACTCAGGGTCGGCGGGGGTCGTGCCCGCGTATTCGCGGGTCTCGATCGTGCGGCCACGGGCGTCGGTAACAGTGCGGGTGGCCGCGCCGCCCTCCAGGGCGGTGGTGGCCGTGGAGTTGCCGGTATAGCTGGTGGAGGTAGTCCACTTTTTGACGCCGAACACGAGCAGGGTGCTGCTCACTGTGCGGCCAGCGCCGTCGTAGGCGGTTGCTGTCTGGGTGGGCGCCTGGCCGTATTCGGCGCGGGTATAGGTGCCATTGGGCGCGGCTTCGGGGTCGAAGATGTCGGCGTATGTCTCGTAGGCGAGGCCGCGGGTGTCGTAGCGGGTGTCGGTCAGCAGCCGTCCGCCTTGCGGTGTCGGCGACTGGTTCTGCAGCGGGCGCAGCAGTGAGTCATAGATTGTGTAGTTGGTGTTGTAGCTCGTGCCGTCCTTCTTCAGCGTCGAGCTCGACACCCAGGACTCGTCCTTGTTGTCCAGGTGGTAGACGAACTTGCTGTTTGGAGCATCCCCGGAACTCGTCCGGTTGGGCAACCACACCGCGGTCAGACGTCCCAGCGCGTCGTAGGCGAGTTCGGTCTTCTTGTTGTTCGCGTCGTAGCTGCGCAGCACTGCGCTGCGGCGCGGGTCCAGGAAACTGACCGTCCGGTGACTTTTGGCGTTGGTGGTGATGGTCTGGGTCAGGGGGCCGGACGCCGTTGGGCTATAGGCGGTGGTGGTGACCTTGCCGTCCGCGTTGGTGGCAGAGGTCGGCCGTCCGAGGCTGTCGTAGGCGGTGGCGGTGACCTTCTGGAAAATCACCGTGTCCTTGGTGGGGTAGGCATTGGCGCGGCCACTCCAGGTGGCCAGTCCCTTGGTCGGCTTCATGTCCGCCGACCACGTCGCCGCACCGTCGTAGGCCGTGGCGGTGTCGGACAGCACATCGCCACGGCGCGATGAATCAGTGGGCAGGTCCAGGGTGGTGTTGGTGACTGAGCATGCTTTGCCCACGACGCGGGTGCGTGAGGTAAGACGGGTCAAACCGGCGTCGGTGTTTCGGGCGTACCAGTTGACGGTGCAGGTCTCGTCGCCACTGTTGGCGTCGTCGCCCAGATCCTCTACCTGCTGCGCCATGCCGAAGTTGTCGTAACCGGTCACCACCGAGTGTGCACGCCACTTCTTGGCCACGGTCAGGTAAGTGTGCGTGGTGGATTTCTTGGTGCGTACGAAGCGGGCTGCGTGGTCGGCCGCATCGGGCACGCTCTGGGTGGCGGTCTCCTTGGACCACGGCTCGTTGACCTGCGCGCTGATCGCCATGGCGCCGTCATAGGTAACCTGCTGGCGCAGTTGGCCCGCGTACGGGTCGCTGTCGGCGATACCGGCGATACCGAGGTCGGGAGCCGCTAGTGGTGCCAAGGTCACCGAGCGGGTGGTGCCGTCCTCTTTCTTGTCGCCGTCCATGCCCTGCAGGTAGAGGGAGACGGTCTTGGAGCGGTTCGTCTGGTCCGCACCGGTGTGCACGGTCACTTGCCGGTAGCCGCGCCAGTCCGACCAGGTTCGTTCGTCCTTGGGGGTGAAGGGGTCGTCGGCGTGGTGCCAGGCGGCACCGGTGTAGTCGTAGTCGTTGAGTACCGGCTCGTTGTTGGTCGCCGGGTCGGACACCATCACGGCCTGGACGCGGTACTTGTGAAACCAGTCGACTGACGCGTTCTCCCCGCCGTTGATGTGCCAGTACTGCGGATAGCACGAGCGGGTGTTGGCGTCTTGCGGGGCATCCAGCATTTCGCTGCGCTTGCACTCCGGTGCGGACAGCGTGACCTCAGTGATCGCTCCGGTCTCCGAGGTGATGGTGGAGATGCGGTGCCGCTTCATGGGCAGGATGTCGTCGGTACCGTCCACACGGTTCGGGCGCAGTTGATAGGTGAACGACACGGGGTTGACTGGTATATCGGTGCCGGCTTTGGCGGTGCGCTTGATCGACTCCAGGACCAGGACATGGTCGGTGGTGTCACCGATGTCGCCGGCGTCCTTGTAGTCCTGGGTGAGCGTCCAGGAGTCGACCGGGGCGTAGGTCTTCGTGGTGGTGGCCCACGAGTAGGCGTTGATGCCGGTGAGCCTCTTGCGAGAAAAGAAGGAGGGGCCGGCCGAGTTGCACTCCGTGTCGCCGTCCGAGCAGATCGCTTCGAAGGGAACGTCCGGCCAGTTCTTTGCCGTGTCCTTGGTCAGCTCGGCGCAGTCGGCGACGGTGCAGCGTTCGGCGTGCTCGAAGGTGACCTTCGCGTCGGCGTCGTCGGTGAACAGTGCGTCTTTGCGGAGCCCGTACTTGATCTCCTTGAGGTAACCGCCGCGGGTGTAGGAGGTGTTGGCGGTCTCTGCCTTGTTCTTCTTGTAGTGGTTGGTTTCCTTGGTGTACCAGTTGGTGGAGGCGTTGCCGCGGGTGTCCTCGACGTAGTCGAGGTTCCAGCGCCAGGCCTGGGTCTTGGACCGGTCACCGAAGGCACTGCCGCTGCTGTAGCCCGGTTCGCCGCTGTCGTCACCGAAGACCGGCACGGTCCAGGTGGAGTTGGTGCGCTGATCTGCCGCGCCGTCCAACGTGTTCAGGCCGAAGACGTACTTGGTGCCGTCGCCGGTGATGACGGTCCAGTACTCGCCGTTGTCGTCTCCGTTGTCAGCGCTGGTGGAGCGGGTGACCGTGGAAGCGTCATCATCGGCCAGCCGCCAAGTGCTGTCCCAGTCGCCGGAGATCTTAACTAGGCGGGTGGACTTTCCATTGAGGACCAACTGGGCGTTGTCATACTTCCAGCAGCTGTCGAAGACGTCCTCTTGCCCGTCGTCGTCGCAGCTTCCGTAAGTTCGCTCGATATAGGACTCGGTCAGGCTGAAGCCCTCGCCGATCGCGCTGCCCTGGTTGTTGGTGGTGGCGGTGCGACCATCGATACTGCCCGAGTCATACGACAGAGACAGCTCTGGAGCAGGTCCTGCGGCCGCGGACGGCATCGCGAAATCGTAGGACCAGGTGAACGAGCCTGAGCTGCTACCCGCCTGCCAGGCGGAGGACGGAGCCAGTTCCGTCGCAGAGTAGGTACCCAGGCCCGTTGGCGACTCGCCGCCCACAGCGGCAGCCGTCAGCGCGAACACCGTCCCAGGTGACGCAGCCGATGACAGCCGCGCCCTACCACCGCCGCTGGTCCCGGCCAGGGCGATCTGCGCCGACACCGACTGCTTCACGATGTCGTTGTCCGACTTCAGCGGGGTCTGCTCGCGGCAGGTTGCCTTGGTTGGCGTGGTCAACGCACAGGCAGGCAACTGCACTAGGCGCAGCCGCTGGGACCAGCCACCCCCCAGCGCGGTTGCGAAGTCGCTGTAGTCGACCTTGATTCGTGCCCTGCCCGGGTCGGCGACGGCCGCGGTGAACAGCACGCCCGTGACACCGGCCTTGTCAGCGGCCTTCTGACCCAAGACCGCGATGTCGGCTTTGCCTGCTGCCGGATCGCTGCGTTTCGCGCTCGTGGGTTCGAGCGAGACGGGTATCCCGGCGAGGGCGGCCTTGTCTGTCCTGCCCTCTCTCAGCGTCAGGGTTGCCGAACCCTGCTTCGGCCACGTGGCCTGCTGCTCTCGGCGCGCCTGCTTGCCTTGCGCGACGTTGGCCTTGCGGTCCTTGGCGGCGTGGGCGCGGGCCTCCTTCGCACCAAGCCCCTCGAATTCGCTGACCTTGCTGACCCGCTGCTTGGGAACGTCGGGCAGGCCCCTGCCGCTGCCATCCGCAGCAACAGCCGGCGTACCGAGCGATGCCTGCGCTACGGGGGCAATCAGGGCGAGGGACAGGGCAGGCACCACGATCCTGCGGCTCCAGCGCCGCCCGCCATCCCGCCGCCGTCTTGAGGTGCCTATGCCAAACGCCATTAGTTCTGCCCCACCCGGTTCCAAGAGAGAAGGTCGAAGTCATGTACACGGTCTGCCGCAGGCCGTGGCGGGGCAGCGCTACCCGCTGCCCCGCTTGGTTGCTCAGCCGCCGATGGTGGCGTCAATCTGTTCGGAGCCGGCCATCGCGCCCGCCCACAGCCGGACTTCCGCGACCCGGACCGGCAGATAGTGCTTCCATGCGTCGCCGTTGAAGGCTTTGCCCAGGGCGAAGTCGCCCGTGCCGAGCTTGACCGTGAACTCCTCGGCATCACCGTTTTGGTTGTGGCCGAGATACAGACTGATCGTCCCGTTCAAGGAGTTATAGATGCCGGTGAGACGGACCGAGGTATCGGGTGCGGCAGCCTCGTCGGAGACGACGGAACTGAATGTGCCGTCCGCGTTCAAGCGGCCGAAGTGCCACTTGCCGACCGAGACCGTCTTCTCCTCGAAGGTTTCGTCGTCCAGCACGGTCTCTTTGCCGGTGAGCTCGTACCAGATCCCCCACGCCGATCCGTCCGCGGTGCGCTGACCCAGAACCTGCCCGATGTAGCCGACGTCCTTATCCGCCAGTGCGGCTCCGTTGAGCCTCGCCACGGTGGAGACGGTGAAGGCCGCATGGTCGTACACCAGCGGGCCGTTCGCGGTGGCTGCATCGTCCACCCCGTCCAGCACGATCGCCGATCCGTCCAGCGATGCCCCGCTGCTCAGGGTCAGGGGCCTGCCGTAACCGGAGGTCGTGTCCGCAACCGTGGTGCCGCTGCCCCTGGACGCATCCCAGTCCGCCACCAATTCCGCCGCAGCAAAGGTCTGCGACGTCAGCAACTGGGCCTCCTCTGCGACCTCCTCGGGCTCCAGCGCCCTCTGCCACACCGCGACCTCATCGATCGAACCGGGCAGGTGATAGGTGTAGCTGCTCGTGAGCTGAAGCCTGCCGAACTGCAGCGGCTGATCGGTCGTAACGGACTGCGACACAGCGAGGGGGGTGCCTTGCCGTCGTCCGTCGACATAGAACACCTGCTCCCCCTTCACCGGGTCATAGGTGGCGGCAAGGTGCGTCCAGACATTGGCCTGCGCCTCATAGACCGAGTAGCGGCCCTGGTAGCCGGACGCGCCGACTGCGCGCACACCGAAATACCACTTCTTCGTGTCCGCCAAGTACCACAGGGCGAATGCATTGCCGTCCGGCCCGGTCTGCCCCAGGACAGTCGCAGGCTTGGTCAGGGAGTCCAAACGGACCCACGCCGAGAGGGTGTACGCAGAGCGGGTCTCCAACACAGGGCTCTGGGTCGCCGCGTAGCCGGTGCTACCGTTGAGGGCCAGGCCTTTGTCGGTGACTGCGTTCTCCAGTGGCAGCCCCTGCGCATCGTGGGTGATCAGCCCGCGGCGCCCTCGGTCATCACGGACGGCACCGCCGCCGAGCACTGCGTCGTGCCGGGTCGTGCCGCCGGCCGTGGCGGAGTCCTTCGCCGCGCCGCTGGCTTCGTCAAAACGCCAGCGCCCGATCGGCCCCTCGCCGGCAGCAACCAGGAACTCCACTGTGTTGTCGGCGCCAGGTCTGCCGCTTCCCACGTTGTCCACAGCGTGCACCTGCAGGGTATGCGTCCCCGATCGCTGAGGTGTGAACTCAACGCTCACCGTCGATCCAGTCTTACTGGTCCAGGTATCCTGGTCGGGCAATTTGTACTGGTAGCGGACGACGTTGGTATCCGTTGTGTCGGGGCTGAAGGTGAAGGTGGCCTTCTGCCCGGGGCCGCCATTGGGCATGCAGGCCTCGGCAGTGCACGCCCTATACGGATCGCTGATCGCGATCTGCGGGGCCTTGGGCGCTGAGGAGTCGACCTTGAAGTAGCACCAGCCGGTCGTCGTCGCGTTCGACGGCCCGGAAAGGAAGCTGTTGCCCCCGTTGTAGTAGGAGCGCACCCACGCCCGGTACCGGTACAGGGATCCGTCGTTGAGCGTCGACCAGGACAGGGCAAGTGCTCTGCCATCCCCCGCATAGCCGCTCGGCGGCATCAGGTCACCCGTGCCAGGGGGCGTCGTGTCCGACCAGGTCCCGTCGCTGGCGTTCTTCTGGTCGATGTCGTAGTTAATACGCAGTTGGGCGCCCGACTCTCCGCCCGCCTTGGTCTGTGTCGTCGCCCGCAGTAGCGGCCGCGGGTTTGACACGATTGCCTGATCAGTCTCGCTCTTCTCACACACTGTCCCGGTGCCGGCTGCCAGTCCGACACCGGTCGGCTTGTCCGGCAGGCCAACAAAGTCCACCTCGAGCACCGCGTCATTGCGGAACCGCTTCCAGGCTGAAGTGTCCGTCTCGTCGTGCGCCTTGACCATCAATGTGAGCCGGTCGAACTTTCCGGCCGCGAAGTCACGCACCGTCGGCGTCAGGTTCTCGTTCGACTCATCCGGGTTGTCGTTGAATTCGATCGGTGCGTCCGGCGAGTCCGGATCGCACAGCGACCCACGCCCAGCCGACACGAGGCGGTCTCCCATGGTGTCCCAGCCCCCTGGACGGGAAGCCCATGTGGTGGAGGAAGAGATGTTGTCCTTGGTGCGGATCAGATCCACCCAGCGCGGATCACACTGGAACGCCCATGGCTCAGTCACCCTGAAGGTCGTGTCCAGAACCCTCTTGCCCTTCAAACTGGCCGGCGAGAACTCGAAGTACAGGCGCTGCACATAGCCCGGCCCGCAGTAGTAGCCGTTCCATGTCCCGCACTTGCCCGCGCCTTTGCCCAGGTCGTCCTCGCCGTTGCCCCAGGCGTAGTCCTCATAACCGTCGGAGCGCAGCAATGTGCGCTCCGACTCCCCCCACGTCACGCTCGGGTCGATGAACAGCGGGAACTTCGATGCATCCGACTGGGCCAGCATCCCGGCGTCCGGGGTGACCGACAGCAATCCCTCGGTGACCTTCACGTCCATCCGCGCTACTGCATCGCCCTGGCCCGGCTCGACCCCTGAGCCCGACGGGGCGGACTCGGACGGGTCGGCGGGATCCCCTGCATCAGCCAATGCCCGCTGAGTCGAGGGCGCTTGATCCTTGGCAGCCTTGCCGGCCGAGTCCCACATCCGAGCCGGAGGTGCTTTGAAAACGGCGTTCCCGTCGGAATCTACCGCTGTCACGTTTCCGGCATTGCCTTCCCGGACCTTCAACCCTTCGGTCCTCAACCCGAAGGTGAGTTTCTCCAACTCCGCGCTTGCCGCGGCCTTGCGCGACTTGACCACCAGCACATGCTTGAAACTCTCAACGGTCGCCGTCACCTTCAGGTCGACGTCCGGAAACACCTCGGCATACAACGCACTGGCACCATCGAGTTTCGGTTCAGGCAGTGTGCCCGGCCACTCCAGTTCCAAGGACCGCCCCGTATGAGCGATTCGCGCCAACGGCTCCCGGTCGCCGCCACCGGAGAACACGATCTGCGGCGCGGCCGCCTTGGGCGCCACCGATCCATCCTCGCGTTTGACCAGCGTGGCATCGGGCAGTTGCCATCCCCCGCCGGGTTTGACCACCCGCACCGGAACCGACGACTCCTGCAAGGTGAAGGTGTAACCGTCCGGGTTGGCGAACACGGTTGTCCGCTCGGAACGCTCGCCCGTGACCTCCACCCGCTTGCCGGATTCGGCCGCCTCGGACAGGGCAGTCTGCCCTTCCGACAACTCAGCAGATTCGGCTTCCGGAACGGCCGCCTGCGCGTCCGCCAACGGCACTACAAGCGGGGACAGCAGTGCCATGAAGGCCACAGCCGCCACACCGGCGCTGCCCCGGGATGAACGTCTTTTTCGTACCTGGACACACCGGTACCCCCACCCGTACTCCACAGTCCCCACCCCAGAGTCACAAACAATTCACGAGCGCAGCGAGTTAACGCCTCATCAGTTCCACAAGTCAAGGATCCTGCAGCACAATCAGAAGTCACAGGTGCCGCCTGACCTGCATATTTACACAGATTCGTCCGGGTTAGCGATCACCCTCTAACCAGACCACCTCAACTACTCCGGGTAGCGCTCTTCGGGCAAAACCAGCCGAATCCCGCCTCGATCTTCAGAGATCACTCCTTCGCTGCAAACTTGCCCCAGGGACCTAGTCCACAGGCAAGTTCATGACCGAGTTCCACCCGGCAGCGCCGTTCAGATCTGGCCACGCCAACGGGAGTCTTGGCTCCTTCCTTACTGGCTGCGACGACTACATGGCCGTGACGGGAACCTCGGTAGAACCTGCGCAGACATCATGTAGTTGCCGAGCGAGCGTCGCCGTGAATCGCTCGTCGTCGCAGCCTGCGAGGGTCCCCGAGTGCGAGCTGACCAACTCCAATAACAGGACAAGGACGGTCGAGGTACCAGCCTGCAACCGCCCCGTGCACGCTCCGCTCCATCGGAGGATGTCCCGAGAAGTCCCGTTCAAGGTAGGGCTTTTGCTGTCCGCTGCAGCAGGATCACGACCGTGGCCAGGTAGATCGCGTTCTCCTGGCTGGTGGTCAAGTACTCGTAGTCCCTGGAAAGTCTCAGGTACCGGGCCAGCCTGGCAGAACTCCGCTCGATCACCCAACGGCGCGGAACCACCGTGAACATCGGCACCTCACGTGGTGGAGCGTCGGCCTTGCCCCAGGTACTGCGGAAGTCGGCGTTCTTGCGCAGCACGGCCTGGATGGTGATCCCGCCTCTTCCAGGACCCAGGCCAGGAAGTCCCGGCCGCGGTAGTCCTGGTCGGCCCACAGATGCCGCAGCCGCGGAAACTTCCCGGCACAGCGGGCAAATGGCACCATGGCGCCGTCCCGGTCACTGACGTTCGCCGGGCTGAACACAGACGGCCAGGGCCAAGTCTAAAACCGACGATCACCCGCCATGCTCCGTGGCCCCTACCCGTCCCTCCGCGAACTGGCGCGTCCTCGTTGCCGACGGCACCCGCCGAAGGCTGGTCTTCCAGTCACGCCGACCGAACCAGCAAAAATCCAGCAACCGGAAACCCCCGCCCGGATTCAACTACCGGACCGCAACGCCCTGACCTGCGCAAACACTTTTTCGCAACTCGTGAACCGAGGCCCTGAACGTTTCGCCACAACATACGAATCCAAGCAACAAATCGCCCCCTGACCTGCACGAACGCAGACCAGTGGGCGATTCGAGGTGAAACTAAACGTTGAAGCGGAACTCCACCACATCCCCGTCCTGCATCACATAGTCCTTGCCCTCCATACGGGCCTTGCCCTTGGCGCGGGCCTCCGCGACCGAGCCCGTTTCCACCAGGTCGGCGAAGGAGATGACCTCCGCCTTGATGAAGCCCTTCTGGAAGTCGGTGTGGATGACTCCGGCGGCCTCGGGGGCGGTGGCGCCCTTCTTGATGGTCCAGGCTCGGGATTCCTTGGGGCCTGCCGTGAGGTACGTCTGCAGGCCGAGGGTGGTGAAGCCGACGCGGGCCAGCGTGGCGAGGCCGGGCTCCTCCGCGCCGACGGACTGGAGGAGCTCCAGGGCGTCCTCCTCGTCGAGCTCGGCGAGGTCCTGCTCCAGCTTGGCGTTGAGGAAGATCGCCTCGGCAGGGGCGACCAGCGCACTCTGCTCGGCCTTGAACGCGTCGTCCGTCAGCTCGTCCTCGTCGACGTTGAACACGTACAGGAACGGCTTGACGGTGAGCAGGTGCAGGTCGTGGAGGAGAGCCTCCTGGTCCGAGTCCTGCTTGATGCCCGCGGCGAAGAGGGTCTGGCCGGCGTCCAGGATCTCCTTGGCCGCCTCGACCGCCGCCACCTTCGGCGCGATGTCCTTCTTGATCCGCGACTCCTTCTGGAGTCGCGGCAGGACCTTCTCGATGGTCTGCAGGTCCGCGAGGATCAGCTCGGTGTTGATCGTCTCGATGTCGTCCTTCGGCGAGACCTTGCCGTCCACGTGCACGACGTTCTCGTCCTTGAAGGCGCGGATGACCTGGCAGATCGCGTCGGACTCGCGGATGTTCGCGAGGAACTTGTTGCCGAGGCCCTCGCCCTCGCTCGCGCCGCGCACGATGCCCGCGATATCGACGAAGTCGACCGTCGCCGGGAGGATCTTCTGGGAGCTGAAGATCTCCGCCAGCTTCGCCAGGCGGGGGTCGGGGACGCCGACCACGCCGACGTTCGGCTCGATCGTGGCGAACGGGTAGTTGGCCGCCAGCACGTCGTTCTTGGTCAGGGCGTTGAACAGGGTCGACTTGCCGACATTCGGCAGACCGACGATTCCGATCGTGAGCGACACGTTGCGACTTCCCGTACGTAAGGGTGGAGGACGAGCCAGACGATCCACCAGTCTACGGCGTTCCGCGCCCCGCACCGGCGACGTATCGAACGCTTGCCCAAGGTCGGCGAAAGCGCGTGTCCCAGGGCCTGTTCCACACATAACCCGACCTAAGTTGGACCTGTGGAGCAACACAGAACTCGTACCCCTCAGTCACCGCCGCTGCGACGCGGCGCGCCCCTTCCCCCGCAGGCCGGACGGGGTGGAGCCCGTACGACCCGGCAGGCCGGGGCCGGTGTCCCGCGGACCGCGCCGGCCGTGTCACCGCTCGTGCAGGCCGTACGCCGGTTTCCGAACCCCCGGCTCACCGGGCTGGGCAGCGGGCTGTTCTGTGCCGCGTCGATGTTCGCGCTGGCCTGTCTCGACGCACTGCTGTTCGGGGCCTCGCCCGTCGTCTACGGGGTGCTGTTCCTGCCGGTGTGCGCCTTGACGGCGGTGTGGGTGCGGCGGGCCGACCTCGTCACGGCGGTCGTCGCCGTGCCGATCTCCTTCGCCGTCGGACTGCTGCCGATCGCCGACAGCGACGGGGGGTTCTTCGGGCGGGTGATGGGGCTGGTCACCGCACTCGCGCTGCACGCCGGGTGGCTGTACGGAGGCACGCTGGTCGCCGGGCTCATCGTCACCGTACGGAAGCTGCGGATGATGAGCCGTCGTGCCGCGCAGCGGCGCCGAACCGCCTGACGGTCAATCCCCCTGGGGCGGTCGGCGCCCGGCTCGCCGGACAGGCCTCGCCGGCGGTTGTGGCTAGGCCGACTTCGCCGCCCGCATCGCCGCCCCCACGATGCCCGCGTTGTTCTGCAGTTGGGCCGGGACGATCTCGGCCTTGATGTCCTCGATCAGGGGCAGGAACTTGTGGGACTTGCGGCTGACGCCGCCGCCGATGATGAACAGCTCGGGCGAGAAGAGCATCTCCACATGGGCCAGGTACTTCTGGACGCGCCGGGCCCAGTGCTCCCAGGTGAGGTCGTGGTCCTCCTTGGCCTTGGTGGACGCGTGCTTCTCCGCGTCGTGGCCGTTCAGCTCCAGGTGGCCCAGCTCCGTGTTCGGCACGAGGACGCCGTCCACGAAGAGGGCGCTGCCGATACCCGTACCGAACGTGAGGAGGATGACCGTGCCCTGGCGGTCGCGGCCCGCGCCGAACTGCATTTCGGCGACGCCCGCCGCGTCCGCGTCGTTCAGCACGGTCACCG from Streptomyces sp. NBC_00878 harbors:
- the ychF gene encoding redox-regulated ATPase YchF: MSLTIGIVGLPNVGKSTLFNALTKNDVLAANYPFATIEPNVGVVGVPDPRLAKLAEIFSSQKILPATVDFVDIAGIVRGASEGEGLGNKFLANIRESDAICQVIRAFKDENVVHVDGKVSPKDDIETINTELILADLQTIEKVLPRLQKESRIKKDIAPKVAAVEAAKEILDAGQTLFAAGIKQDSDQEALLHDLHLLTVKPFLYVFNVDEDELTDDAFKAEQSALVAPAEAIFLNAKLEQDLAELDEEDALELLQSVGAEEPGLATLARVGFTTLGLQTYLTAGPKESRAWTIKKGATAPEAAGVIHTDFQKGFIKAEVISFADLVETGSVAEARAKGKARMEGKDYVMQDGDVVEFRFNV
- a CDS encoding DUF6542 domain-containing protein, translated to MEQHRTRTPQSPPLRRGAPLPPQAGRGGARTTRQAGAGVPRTAPAVSPLVQAVRRFPNPRLTGLGSGLFCAASMFALACLDALLFGASPVVYGVLFLPVCALTAVWVRRADLVTAVVAVPISFAVGLLPIADSDGGFFGRVMGLVTALALHAGWLYGGTLVAGLIVTVRKLRMMSRRAAQRRRTA
- the ppgK gene encoding polyphosphate--glucose phosphotransferase, giving the protein MQIFGVDIGGSGIKGAPVDLDVGDLAEERHKVLTPHPATPEAVADGVKEVVGHFGWTGPVGITFPGVVTGGATIRTAANVDKAWIDTDARAMLSDRLSGLPVTVLNDADAAGVAEMQFGAGRDRQGTVILLTFGTGIGSALFVDGVLVPNTELGHLELNGHDAEKHASTKAKEDHDLTWEHWARRVQKYLAHVEMLFSPELFIIGGGVSRKSHKFLPLIEDIKAEIVPAQLQNNAGIVGAAMRAAKSA